From the bacterium genome, the window GCCTATCCTTAGTTGAAGCACCCGACCTTGGATTCCGCTATCCGGAATTAATAGAGAATTTTGAAGGAAGACATCAAGCACAGTTAGAGGGTTCCACAAGGCTTCCTATCTGGACTGAGGGACACATAGATTGGCAGTATAACCGCCTTTATAAGATGAGATTGGAATTGGACGAGAATGGCATTAAGGGCGAGATAAGCGACCCCCAGACAGGAGCAAGCTGGCGTATAAAGTATTCATTTGAAAGGAACCCCGCGGTTCGAGAGGGAGTGGCTGGATTATGGGCACAGTGCTTTGATGTTGAGTTCAGTGGTTTTACCCTCCAATATTGGACGGAAGATTATAAGGGAAAGCAGATTGAAATAAAAAGAGGAAAGAAGGGAAATGTGGCGATTCTCTCTGAGGATAATTTCCCGGGAGAAGGGAAAGCGGTGGCGAACTATCTCACTTCTAAGCTGGAGAGCAGAGGCTATGGAGTGACTATCCTTGATAGCGATAGTATATGCGACCAACAAATCCTCAGCCCGGAAAACTTCTCCCTTCTACTCATTCCGGATGCTCGCTATTTCCCTCAACAAGCGACCACTTCTCTCCGCTCATACCTCAGAAGGGGTGGCAACCTCCTCCTTATAGGAGCGCCCGCTTTCGCGAATATGCTCTTCCAGTGGGAGAACGGGTGGCTGGATTCAACGAAATTGGGGCAAAAGATAGACCAATATTTCCTCAATCAGCCCAAAAACATTTTCCTCAATTTTGAGAACGAAGATTTGAGCGCATGGACAACTGAAAGCAATTCGCCGAAAAATCCTGTGGATTTGGATATTGTAGAGGGAAAGGTAGGAAAGTGTCTTAAAGTTACCGCTTCCCTCCCTGGCTGGGGAGCATCTGCTTCCCCGATATTTGAGGAATCTCCCTTTATTGATGACCATACCCTCACCTGTTTCTGGGCTAAAGGAGATGATACAACTATACAGATGTCTGTTGAATGGCGGGAGAAAGACGGCTCCCGCTGGATAGCCGTCGTTGAACTCACCTCCGAATGGAAATTTTACTCCCTTCCTCCTTCCGCTTTTCTATATTGGCACGATAATCCAAGCTTAAACCGAGGATTTCCCGGCGATTGCTTCAATCCCAAAAACGCCAAGCAAATCCTCTTCGGCATCTCTGATTCTCACACTCCCAAAATCGGAAGCGGAAAACACACATTTTGGGTAGATGAAGTGGGAACGCAAAGCATACCAAAGGAAATAGAAACTCTTCCCAACCCCTCTTCCCTTCGCCCAATCAACCTTGAAACAGTCAGTCCTTCCTACAAAATCTACCCCTTGAGTAAAATAGACGAGTTCCAGACCTCAAAACTCGCTGTATTCCTAAAAAATTATAAAATCAAGGAAAATATTTCCGGCTTTTCTCCTGTGTGGCGTCCCCAGGGGAGAGGGTATAACAGGGACAGGCTTTGGCGTTGGATACCACTTCTTGAAGCTTATGAAAAAGGAGAACTGAGGGGCGCCTTAGCTTCACTTCTCCTGAAAAGGGATGGCTCTTGTCTGATTTCATTTCAATTGCAAAACCCCTCAGACATTCAAAAACCATACCTTACAGATATCCTTCTGCAAGCGGTTGATAGAATCAATGGGGCATTTTTATTTGAGGGAGGGGCAGAGCATTTCATCTATAATCAGGGAGAGGATGTCAAGATGGGTGCCCTCATCTTCAATTTAAGCCCGGAAGGAAAAACGCTGAAAATAAAATGTTCCATTACAAATGGCAAAAAGAACCTTTTCCAAAAGCAAGAGGAAATATCAATTACCCCTAAGGGAAAGACGAATCTTGAATGGCACTGGAAAGCTACATCGCCTTCTAACGGCTATTCGGTTGAAATTGAAGCCTGGGAGAATGGAAAGCTGATTGACAAAATCAGCCACCCCCTCACCGTTCTCCCACCCCAAAAGCCTCCTAAAAAGGATGATTTCGTTTCCGTTAAAGGGTCATATTTCTATCTCAAGGGGAAGAAATGGTTCCCTCGGGGGATAAATTATTGGCCATCTATGCTGGGAGGATTGGATGCGGATATCTATGCGGGAAATTGGCTTTCTCCCACCCTCTATGACCCCTGGATTATTGAGAAGGATTTAACTATTTTGGAGAAATTGGGGATAAATATGTTAGCTGCTGTAGGAGCAGATATCAGTCTCATTTCGGGTGAGAAACGAGTCGTGAGAAATCTTCTGGATTTCCTCCATCGGGCTGACAAGCACAATATGAAGGTTATGCTTTACATTCCCGCCAATCCCTTCAATTTTGATGAAGAAGTCATCAGTTCTATAAGGAAAGGAGGAGGAGTTGGCGAGGTTGGTTTGGCTTCTCGTTCTCTTGAGGATGTCCTTCGCTTCATAAAGGAGACGGGGCTTCCAAATATAACCACGATTTTCGCTTATGATATAGCCTGGGAGCCCGCGGAGGTTTTAAGGGTGCAAGCTGGCGCCTTTAACTCCGCTTGGGAGAGATGGCTAATAAAGAACTATGGAAGCGTGGAGAGGGCTGAGGTAGAATTTGGGGTGAAACTTCCGAGAAAAGAAGGGAAGGTTGCTCCTCCAATTGGGCTCAACAATACTAAAGCGGACGCTGCCTTCCTTCGCTTTTTCAGCGATTACGCGAGCAAGAGATACAATGCGATAGTTCGGGCGATAAAAAGCATTGACCCAAATCATCTCGTCAGCTTTAGGGGCGGAGCATGCGGGCTCCCCAATGCCTATTGGTGTGCCCATCTTGATTCCATAGGTGTTGCCAAGCATATAGACTTTCTCTGCCCGGAGGGCTACAATCTTCATACGAAAGGATATGGCAATCCAACTCCCTGGGAGGATATAAGGAAGGGTGGGCTGATAACCCTCTATTATCGGTTCATCAGTAGGGAGAAGCCAGTGATATGGATGGAGTTCTGCGGACCAGTCTGGCCGAATGGAACGGTTTGGAGGACGGAGATGGTTTTCACACCAAAGGAGAGGCTTGAATATCAGAAGGAAGAAGAGGAGAAGTTCTACAAAATGTTCTTGGAATCTGGAGCAATAGGATGTGCTCCTTGGTGGTATCCGGGAGGATTCAGAGTAGGTGAGAACAGCGATGCGGGGATAATAAATCCCGATTGGACATTGCGTCCCGTAGCGGAAGTGATAAGAAAATACAATCCTCTATTTGCGAAACAGAAACAGAAGAAGCCCGATGAATACATAACGATTGACTTTGATGCCCATCCCCTTGATGCGTGGGATACCTATGCTCCCTTATATCTAAAGCTTGTGGAAGAAGGGAAAACTCCCGGTTTGAAGACAGAGGGAACAGGGACAAATTCCTGTAATGTTCCATTGACAGCTGTCGGCAACAGCGAATACAATGGGAGGAACCCTTTGAAGTTCTTAAACGCGGAATTCAATTATCTTGAGATAAAGGATAGACGCGGAAAGTGGGTGAGGGTGGAGGATGGAGATACATTGGAGGTTGACGGAAGCGGGGAGATTTGGTGTAGAGCATCAGTGGGGAACATAGGAGAAGCGGAATGGATAGCACCCGGAAAAACGAAAGAGCCCGGAGCGGTTTATCTTCTCTGCTACGGTGGAGGTATTGAAATGGAGGTCGGGATAACAAAAAATACCCCCTTCCTCAAAGATGCTGAAATTCCTCCCTTCCTTTTGCTTTCCTCGCTTAAAAGAGAAATCACTTTAACCTTTAGAATGGTGGCGAAAGGCAGAGCCTTCTTCGGCGAGAGCTTTAAGATAAAGCTCGTGCCAAAGAAGTAGAGAAAATGGAATAGGATGTGCTTGACTTGGGATGATATTTAGCATTCTATGGAATTAGGGTTTACCCAAAGCAAAAAACAAAGTCTCTGATTGTAGGGTATCCGCCCTTTATTATACTTGTCCTATCAATGCTTCTCTTGATAAGGAGGCTGATATACACATCTTTAAATTTTGCGTTCCTTTCAAAAATTGCACATAATTGAAAAAGAGACTTAGAAAGGGAGGGATTTAATATGAGGTGGTATTTCCTTTTATTCCTATTCTGCTTCTCTCTTCTCGCTAGTGAGGAGAGGGGAAAATTCATAATTTCTGTCTCACCCAAAATTGTTGGGTGTTATGAGAGGGTTGATATAGATATAAATCTGAACGCATCTTTCTCCAATCCATTTGACCCCGAGGAAGCAGATATCTCAATTGAATTGAAAACCCCTAAAGGCAAGACAATCATCATCCCCGCTTTTTACTACCAACCTTATGAACGAAAAACTTTGGAGCAGGATGGTCGCAAATTGGATTGGATTTATCCTATAGCTCCGCCCCACTGGAAAGCCCGCTTCACGCCAAAAGAAGCGGGAAGATATCAATGCACAGCGGTTTTGAAAACTAAAAACAGGGTTCTCCGCTCAAATACTGAGAGCTTCACGGTTAAGCCAAGGAAACACCACGGCTTCGTCACCATATCCTCAAAAGACCCTCGCTTTTTCTCCTTTGAGGATGGGACCCTCTTCTTCCCCATCGGACAGAATCTCGCCTTCATCGGCCCAATGCAGTATGTTAATTTGGTTAAAGCGGAGGAAATATTCAAGAAGTTAGCGGATAACGGAGCGAATTATCTTCGTATATGGGTCTGTTGCGATGATTGGGCAATCGCTATTGAATCGCAGAAGAGCGCCTTCGGACGCTCTTGGGGTCCTAAACCTCCCTTAGCGCCTATGCCAGGGGAGGAAAACAAGCTCTGCCTACAAATTGGAGATGAAGCGGTTCTCTCCGTTGAGCCTTCCCATCCCGTCGCCCTCCGTCCCAATGCCACCTACCTCCTTTCCGGACGCCTGCGTTCGGAAAATCCATTGAAAGTTGTAATAGAGAGAAATGGAAAACCTTTAGGTGAACCAATTTCTCTCGGTGGACAGGGGGAATGGATTCCCTTCCAGAGGGAATTCACGACTTCTCAAAACGAATGGTGGCTGGGAAGCCTTCGCGTGCGAAAAGAAGGGAAGGGAAAACTCTTGCTCGCGGATTTGTCCCTTAAGGAAAAGGGCGATGGCGTTGAGCTCCTCTGGGAAGCGGATGTAAATCGCCCAATTATGGGTTTTTATAATCAGGTTGATTGCTTTATGATTGACGAGATTGTATCCTTGGCGGAGAGATATGGAATTCATCTTCAATTATGCTTGTTAACAAGGAACCTGTATATGGACAAGCTGAAGAATGATAACAGCCCTGAATATGAAGAGGCTATAAGCTACGCAAAGAAGCTACTCCGCTATGCGGTTGCGAGATGGGGGTATTCAACGAGCGTCGTCAGCTGGGAATATTGGAACGAGCAGGACCCAAACCTGCCCACAGAGCGCTTCTATAACGAAATGGGAAGCTATCTTGAGCAAATAGACCCATATAGACATCTAAGAGCAACTAGCGCTTGGGCTCCCACGCCAAGGGATTGGGCGAACAGGAAACTGGATGTTGCCGACCTTCATTGGTATCTTCGTCCCAACTGGAACGAGCTTTGGAAGGATGCTGTGGGGGCAGTTCAGGACAGGGCTCAGCTTTTAAGAAAATATGCCACTGAGAAGCCAGCATTGCTGAGCGAGTTCGGATTAGCTGATGAGCAGTGGCGCCTCAGCCCCTATATGGAAAAGGATGAGGAACTCCTCCATTTCCACGATGCCCTCTGGGCATCCGCTCTCAGCGGGCTATCCGGAACCGCGATGTTTTGGTGGTGGGAGAAGCTTGATATGATGAATGCCTACCACCACTATAAACCCTTATCCATCTTCACCTCCGATATCCCCTTCGCCTCTGGGCTTCAATCAATAAATGCTCAAACTTCCGACGAAGCGATAAGGGTCATCGGATTGCAAGGGAAGGACCGGGCTTATATATTCCTCTCTGATAAAGAGGCGGGCTGGTATTCTGTAGTTGTGGAGAAGATAAAGCCAAGGAAAAGAGAGGGCATTTCAATAATTATAAACGGGCTATCGCCGGGCAAATATAAAGTTCAATGGTTTGACACTTATCAAGGAAAGGTTCTTGAGGAGAAAATCGTTAAGGCAAAGGAGAAAACCTTACAGATATCAGCACCGCCTTTCCTTCGTGATATCGCTTGCAAAATTTTGCGAATAGAGAATCGTTGAGAAATCGCCTTTAAATTCTTTTGACAAATAAAGGGAAATTTAAGATAATAACTCAGAGATGGGAAAATTCAATCTCGTGTTCAAAATTTTTCTTTCCGCATTAGCAATTTCCTCATCTGCTCTCAGCCAGCCACTATATGGGGAAAGGGGAAAGAATCTCAGCGATTGGTGGGCTAAATCGCCCCATTATGACATCACTGACCGCTTTGAACGCACCTCCTTCATCCTCTCAACCGAACTATCGCCTGCCATACTCATCCATTCCAATCAAGCCAAAATAACCCTATTCGCGAATATGGATAAATGGGGGCTGTCGCCACCCACTTTTCTTTCCATCCCTCTCAGCAAGGGCATTCGCGCTCTCAAAAGAGGTGAATCCCTCTCCTCTCCCTCCCAAATCGCTCCCTGGATTCTCGCCTCCTTCTCCCAAGCGGAGGGATGGGAGGATTGGGATGCTCCCATTCTCATCGTCCTCCAACATCGCCCATCTCAAATATCCTTAACCAAAAAAGGACTCTCCCTATCTTTCCCAAAAGAAGCAGGAGACATCGTCCTAATGCCCATCTACGGCTACTTCAAACCCCCTCAACAGGGAAAGGATTTCCTCGCCCAGCACAATCTTCCTTCAAAAAACATCCGCCCCTGGCAATGGGCTAAAGGGCTTCCCCAAGAAGTGTTCAATCGCTGTCAATATTTCAGCAGAATCGCCCGTGCCTTCCCCCTCTATGCTGAGGAAAGATTTGCCCTCTCAGGCGATACCCTCATAATAAGGGAAACCTTTAAATGGCGATATATAAAAGACGACTGGGAAACTAAGCCCTTACGCCTCGCTCCCCTCCCTCCCGCTCTTGCCCTTGCTTGGTGGGCGGGTAAAAACGAACTCGCCCAAAAGCCTTTCCCTATGACCCTCTATCAGCCCATCACCGACCCCAATCTATTTACTCCCTACGGTCCCTGGCTCGGAATAGAAAATGTTGATACCTACGAGATTCGCTTCCCCCTCCTCCAGTATATTCACATAACGGAGGAGGTGAAGCTTCCCAATCTTGATGAGGCGCCCCAAGTCGTCAAGCAGGCTTATGATTGGATTGTGAGGCGCGTGGGTGAAAAATTCAAGGGAGAGGATTGGCAGGAGATTTGGGACCACGGAGGCAAGGAGAATTACTGCTGGCAGGTTATGGGAGATAGGTGGTATGGAAAAGTCCTTCCCTATCTTCCCAAAGAAATCGGGGATAGGGTGAAGTGGGTATTGAAGCAGTATATGAAGAATTTCGTCCTTAAGGAGGAGAATTATAAGGAATTTAAAGGGATGCTGCTTTTAGTTGGTCCGGGAATAGGGACCTGGGGTGGATATGATGATGCGGGAAAGTTCTCCTCTAATCTCCTTGAAACCCTCTGGTGTTATGCCCATTACACGGGAGATTGGGGAACAATTAGGGAGCGTTGGGAGATGATAAAGCGTCTCTTCATAACACCCCTTGAATGCGATTGGAAGTCCTTCGGTCGCTATTCTATAGCGGAGATGGGAGATGAGGCGAGCCCTCCCCTCTATATGGCTCGCCTCGCTTATATGGCTGATGATTACGATACCTATGCCTTCTCCTGCTACATATTCGTTAGGGAGCTCGTTCACCATTACATCAAGCAGGTTGGAGCGGAATACTTTCGCCTCAATCAGCCCTGGCATTCCTTGGAGTTTATGCCGAAGGAGGTTTATTTAACCAACCTTTGGGGGGATTTGGCAGGATGGCAGATAGACGGTCCGACATACCCAAAGGAAACGGGAGAGAGGCAATTTGAGAATCGTTGGGTTCGCTTCTCAAGCGAGGATGTAGCCCGCTTCTATAGGGATGTCTTGGGGAAGGAGATAAAGGAGGAGATGGAACTTTTGACGCAAAGGGCAAGACGAGGAAAAACTCCCTATAGACTAAATGAGGATACCGCTCACATAGCCCCCTCAATCATTCGTCTACGCTCCCTTCTCCTGAATGAGACGCCTGTGGAATTAGCGAAGCTTTCCCCTCCAAGCGATTGGCAGTTGGGACGCTGTGCGGATGGGGTCGCCTTCTGCCTTTCGTTCCTCCGCACGAGCCACCCCCTAAGCTACATAAGGCTAATCCCGCAGAGAAATCCCACTAATTTCGTTTTGGGATTGGAGAGGGTGAGGGAATATTCGGAGTTTCCCGCTCTATGCTTGGCGATTGAGGGAAAGGGATTGGAGCGTCCTTTCCTACGCTGGTGGGGTTGGAAAGCTCCGAAGAAGGTGGATGCACCCGGAGGGGAATGGTGGAGCTTCGGTGAGATAATCTTCGGGGAAGGGAATTTGGGGAGGCTTGAATCCCGCTATCTAAATTGGAACAGCTTTATGCTTTTCTATCCGAGGGATTAGAGATTGAGAGGCTTTCCTTTCATAGTAGAGGTTGAGGCGAAGCAGTGGGTGTTTCTTTTTAAATGATACTTCCACCAAAAACTTTAATCCATTAAACTACTCTAAACACATAATAGGAGGTTGAAATTATGAAAAACCTTGAATATCTCTATCAACTTCTCAAATACGAAATCGTTCAAAGGAGAGAGGAAGGTTGCGATGTTGAGGGTTTTGAGCTAAAGCTTGAAGAAGCGAAGGGAGATGAGAAAGGCATATGGAAGATATATGAAGAGCTTTCCTCACTTTCCCCAAAACAAGATTTCCCCTATCAAGAACCATCCGATTTGGAGGAGCTGAAAAGCGTTGTGCCATTGCCCGAATCTTTTCCCCTTCCCTCAGAGGAAATACTTTACGATAAAATCTATGGTGCTTGGCTGGGAAGATGCGCCGGCTGTATGCTCGGCAAGCCAGTTGAGGGCTGGAGCAGGGAAAGAATAAGGGAAAATCTCCAAAGAATCGGAGAATATCCCCTCTCCTTTTATTTCCCCTTAGAGTTCTTCCCCGAACCAAATCCCTACATAAAAAGCCTAACGAGGGGGAATATCCAAAAAGCGGAGAGGGATGACGATACGGATTACACAATCATCAACCTCCACATCTCTGAGACATATGGAAAGAGCTTCTCCCCCCATGATGTCGGCAGGGAATGGCTTGAGCATTTCCCTTACCATCTCGTCTACACGGCGGAGAGGGAGGCGTATAGAAATTTAGTTATTGGCTTGGAGCCTCCCGAGACCTCCCTATTTCTCAATCCATTCAGGGAATGGATAGGGGCACAGATAAGGGCTGATGCTTGGGGGTATGTTTCTGCTGGTCAGCCCGCCCTGGCTTTTGAGCTCGCTTGGCGTGATGCAATTGTATCCCACAGGAAGAACGGCATATATGGGGAAATCTTCTTCGCCGTGCTTTTATCATCGGTAATCGGAGGAAAGAATTTGCAAGAAGGAGTTGATGTAGCTCTTTCCCTCATTCCTCCTCGCTCTCGCTTCGCTGAAGCAGTTAGATTCTCTTTGGAGCTTTTTGAGAAGGAAAGGGATTGGGAGAAAGCGATAGAAAGGGCGCTTGAGAGATATGGACATTACCATCCCGTCCATACGATAAATAATGCGGCAATCGTTCTCCTTGCCCTCTTATATGGGGAAGGCGATTTCGGAAGGACGATTTGTTTGAGCGTTATGGGAGGATTGGACACGGATTGCAATGGAGCAACCGCTGGCTCAGTGATGGGTGGTATTTTGGGCGCGTCAAAGCTCCCCAAGGAGTGGATAGAGCCGCTTAACGACGAGCTCGAGAGCATACTCGTCGGCTTTCATAGGAATAAAATCAGCGATTTGGCAAGGCGAAGCACCCGCCTTGCCTTGCTATTTTACCAATAAAAGAAGACGAAGAGGAAAAATAACCCTTTTCCCCTTATCCAGAAAGCATTTCTAAAAGGCTGAGAAAATGGGTAAGCCCTTAAAGATAGATAACCCTTGCCATAAAAAGAATCTTCAATTAGACTTCTTTTTAATGATAAGAAAAAATTCTCTTCTCTTCTTGCTCTCCATCTTCTTTATTTCCCTTTCACATCCATCCACCATTGGAAAATGGAAATGCGTGAGCAACTACATTCCCTATCCTCAGATAAACTATGATTTAAAGGTTTGGGAGAAAGACCTTGAAGAGATAAGGAAAGCTAACTTCAACGCAGTCTGGCTCGTCAATGTTTGGGCGGAGATTCAGCCTTCCCTTGACCCGCCCATTTTTAACGAAGAGCGTTTAAAATGGCTAAGGGGTGTTTGCAGGAGAGCCCAGGAGAAAGGATTGACAGTTATCCTCGCCCTCGGCTATGTGGGTGAAGGCTGGGCGCCCAAAGGATTAGATGAGCAAATCTGGCCAATAATGCCAAAACAAGTTGAAAGTTATACAAGTTTTCTGAGAAAGATTGCTCATATCACAAAGGATTTTCCCAATGTCGTCTATCTTCTCGCCTCCGAGGAAATCCTCCCCGCAACCCTCCTTTATCACCCCGATAAGAGAGGGGAATGCATTGATGCTTTCAAAAAATGGGCAAGGGAAAGGAATTCAGATATAGAATATTGGAACAAGCGATGGGGAAAATCTTTCACTTGGGAGACATTCAAGCCCCTCTCAACAGATGAACGGTCAAAATGGGAGATTTGGATGGACCACTATCTCTGGTTCGCCTCAATTCTCCGCCAAATTCTGCCGCCCATGGTTAAGGCGATTAGGGAGGAGAGACCGAATGCCATAGTCGGCTTCCACGATTTCCTCTTAGACCCCGTCTTGCCTCCCCCGTCTCCCAACGAGGCATCTCTCCCCATCCCAAATCCCTTTGACTTCTACAGCATAGGTTACTATCTGGACCCCAAGTTAACGCTTTTGGAAAACCTTGAGGCTATGCAGAGGAAGATAGATTTAGCGAGGAGATTATACCCAACTCTTCCCCTTTGGATGGGCGAGTTGGGAGCGGATGTAGAAACTGTGGGGGAAAAGAAGCAGAGGCATTGGTTGAATATCTCCATTTCCTCTTTGAAAAAACAGGGAATCGGCTATTCAATTTGGAATTGGCGACATTACATTGAGCGAGGGACCTCCTCTTTCAGCTTGTTGAGAAAGGACGGCTCCCCTCGCCCAGCATTAGAGGTGGTGAGAAGGTTGAACAAAAGCGAGGATAAACCCTCCTCTCTTTTCCTTCCAAATGGCGAACCGCTACTCTCCATTTATTTCTTTGGGCATTGGTGGGAACCTTGGAAGAGCGATGATTCAGCGATAAGAAGGGATTTGAGAAGGCTAAGGGAGTTGGGCTTCAATACCCTACTTTTGGACCACGAGTTCTCCCAAATGCTTGACGGGAATTGGAAATGGCTTGATAGGGAGCATAGATTGGCGAAAGAGGAGGGGTTTTACATCGTTCCCTGGCTGGAGGCTCATTGTGGTAGGGACATCTCCGCCCATTACGAATGGAGGATGGAATGCGCGAGCAGGCTTTACGGAATCCCCCCAATTGCATTGACAATTAATCAAAAAGGGGAAACAACTCAAGCGAAGGTTTATAGCGAGGAATTCAAGGAGTATCTCGTCTCCTATGTCTCCTCCTATCTTGAGAGATATTTGAGGGATGGGAAAATATTGAGAGTCATCTGGGAAGGGAAGGAGCGTCCCGTCATCTCCCTCTCCTGCGAGATGGACTTCACCGCTTTTGACGAGGAGACGAACCAGCTTTTCCGAGAATGGTTAAGGAAGAGGTATAAGGGCGATATAAAATCATTGAACGCCCTTTGGGGAACCTCCTTCAGCGATTTCTCACAGATAGACCCAAGGGATGAGAGGATTTTTGATTATTCAAGGGTTGACCAGCCAATCCAGCCCATCCCCGTCGTTGAGCATTCTCGTTTTAGAGCGGAGCTATGTAACTCCGCTTTCGCGGAAATAAAGAAGAGACTGAAAAAGAGGTATCCCGACCTTCTTTTCTTAGCAGAGGTTCCCTATCAGTTCGGCTCCCAGCATCCCCATGCGCTTAGCTATCAATGGAGCTGTGGCTGCTTACCCGAGATAGTTAGGTTTGCGGATATTATTTTGATAAGGGGAACGCAGGGGAGGTTGACGAGGGAAGAGAGGGAGGAGATAAGGAAGCTGAGGAGAAGGGGGCAGAAAGTGATTTACTGCTATAGGGTCAGCAATTGGATAGACGCTGAATTCGGCAGGGATATTGCGGAGATAGGAGATGGGCTGGGATATTATAGTTGGAACGAGATGGTTGATTGTCACATAGTGGAGAATCCCGTTGGCGTGGGAAGGGAGGAGTTCCGCATATCAGCTGAGATGTCAAGGGAACTCATAGAGAGGGTGAAATCGGCGAATCTGGCTTATGTTGAAGAGATAAAGAAGCGTTGAAAAAGTATTGACATAGTATTGACAGGGTTTAAAATTGAGATAAAATGATATTAACATAGATTAGTGGGTGCAATAAAATGTTTATGGAAATGCAAAATGATATACGAGAAAAATCGCTCCTTTTAAAAGGGAGAGATTTCTCTCTCTCTCTCTCTCTCTGATACCTTTGCTCCTTCTATTTTAGGCTTCAATTAGCCGAGCCATCAGATGGCTCGGCTAATTTTTTTAAATCCAAAAAGAAAGGAGGTGAGAAAGGATGAGAAGGAACGGTTTCACTCTCATCGAGCTCCTCGTCGTCATAGCTATCATCGCCATTCTAGCGGCGATTCTCTTCCCTGTCTTCAGCCGTGCTCGGGAGCAGGCTCGAAAAACAGCTTGTTTGTCCAATACGAAGCAGATAGGAACCGCCCTCCAGATGTATATGCAGGATTGGGATGAAACTTTCCCCTATGCCCCCAAGCCCTGTTGGAGTGTAGGGCCAGGTAATCAAACTTGGCTGTTTTGGACGGAGATGCTCTATCCCTATGTCAAGAATTGGCATGTCTTTAGCTGCCCCAGTATGCCTTCGGATTCCCACTCCGCTTGGCCCGCCTGCTGCTGGCCCACGAGCAATCCAAATTGCAGTAGACCTCAGAACTCCCTGACGCCCTGCAATGTGGGTGTAAAATGCGCCTACGGGATAAGCGACCTCGCTTTGAGCGGAACCTTCTGGTGCCAGGGAAAGTCAGGCGCTCTTAAATTAGCAGATATCAAAACACCAGCTGAATATGTCGTTATCGGAGACTCCTCCAATGGTTATGTAGCTCCCTATCTACAAGTGGATGGAATGGTTGTTATGTTCGCCTTCGCTAATGCTGTGGCGGGTAGCAATCCAGGCATAGAATGTTGCGTAGGCGGTTGGGGTTGCAATCTCACCGATTTGCAAACTGCAATAGACAAATCCGCTCGCCATACGGGTGGTTCCAACCTCATATTTATGGATGGACATGCGAAGTGGTATAAGGCAGACCAGATAAAGCCGATGGTCGCTGGAGGTAAGCTGCGCATCTGTCATTGGGACTTGGTCTGGGCGCCTCAATAAAGTAGCTCTATTTGGGGGGCGGGGGGGCAAACCCCCCGCCCCCTTAAAAAGATATATTCCTCCGAAATTTCTCTTGCTTTCCTCGTAGAAGACGCAATAAAATTTTTCCAAACTGTCTCCTCGGAGGTGAATTTCTATGGACAAGATGCTCTGGTTCCGAGAAGCAAAGTTCGGGATGTTCATCCACTGGGGGCTCTACGCCATCCCAGCGGGAGTCTGGAAGGATAAAACAATCCCGGGAATCGGAGAGTGGATTATGTTCTCCGCCCGCATCCCCATAAAGGAATACGAGAA encodes:
- a CDS encoding DUF5060 domain-containing protein, which codes for MRWYFLLFLFCFSLLASEERGKFIISVSPKIVGCYERVDIDINLNASFSNPFDPEEADISIELKTPKGKTIIIPAFYYQPYERKTLEQDGRKLDWIYPIAPPHWKARFTPKEAGRYQCTAVLKTKNRVLRSNTESFTVKPRKHHGFVTISSKDPRFFSFEDGTLFFPIGQNLAFIGPMQYVNLVKAEEIFKKLADNGANYLRIWVCCDDWAIAIESQKSAFGRSWGPKPPLAPMPGEENKLCLQIGDEAVLSVEPSHPVALRPNATYLLSGRLRSENPLKVVIERNGKPLGEPISLGGQGEWIPFQREFTTSQNEWWLGSLRVRKEGKGKLLLADLSLKEKGDGVELLWEADVNRPIMGFYNQVDCFMIDEIVSLAERYGIHLQLCLLTRNLYMDKLKNDNSPEYEEAISYAKKLLRYAVARWGYSTSVVSWEYWNEQDPNLPTERFYNEMGSYLEQIDPYRHLRATSAWAPTPRDWANRKLDVADLHWYLRPNWNELWKDAVGAVQDRAQLLRKYATEKPALLSEFGLADEQWRLSPYMEKDEELLHFHDALWASALSGLSGTAMFWWWEKLDMMNAYHHYKPLSIFTSDIPFASGLQSINAQTSDEAIRVIGLQGKDRAYIFLSDKEAGWYSVVVEKIKPRKREGISIIINGLSPGKYKVQWFDTYQGKVLEEKIVKAKEKTLQISAPPFLRDIACKILRIENR
- a CDS encoding ADP-ribosylglycohydrolase family protein; amino-acid sequence: MKNLEYLYQLLKYEIVQRREEGCDVEGFELKLEEAKGDEKGIWKIYEELSSLSPKQDFPYQEPSDLEELKSVVPLPESFPLPSEEILYDKIYGAWLGRCAGCMLGKPVEGWSRERIRENLQRIGEYPLSFYFPLEFFPEPNPYIKSLTRGNIQKAERDDDTDYTIINLHISETYGKSFSPHDVGREWLEHFPYHLVYTAEREAYRNLVIGLEPPETSLFLNPFREWIGAQIRADAWGYVSAGQPALAFELAWRDAIVSHRKNGIYGEIFFAVLLSSVIGGKNLQEGVDVALSLIPPRSRFAEAVRFSLELFEKERDWEKAIERALERYGHYHPVHTINNAAIVLLALLYGEGDFGRTICLSVMGGLDTDCNGATAGSVMGGILGASKLPKEWIEPLNDELESILVGFHRNKISDLARRSTRLALLFYQ
- a CDS encoding beta-galactosidase, translating into MIRKNSLLFLLSIFFISLSHPSTIGKWKCVSNYIPYPQINYDLKVWEKDLEEIRKANFNAVWLVNVWAEIQPSLDPPIFNEERLKWLRGVCRRAQEKGLTVILALGYVGEGWAPKGLDEQIWPIMPKQVESYTSFLRKIAHITKDFPNVVYLLASEEILPATLLYHPDKRGECIDAFKKWARERNSDIEYWNKRWGKSFTWETFKPLSTDERSKWEIWMDHYLWFASILRQILPPMVKAIREERPNAIVGFHDFLLDPVLPPPSPNEASLPIPNPFDFYSIGYYLDPKLTLLENLEAMQRKIDLARRLYPTLPLWMGELGADVETVGEKKQRHWLNISISSLKKQGIGYSIWNWRHYIERGTSSFSLLRKDGSPRPALEVVRRLNKSEDKPSSLFLPNGEPLLSIYFFGHWWEPWKSDDSAIRRDLRRLRELGFNTLLLDHEFSQMLDGNWKWLDREHRLAKEEGFYIVPWLEAHCGRDISAHYEWRMECASRLYGIPPIALTINQKGETTQAKVYSEEFKEYLVSYVSSYLERYLRDGKILRVIWEGKERPVISLSCEMDFTAFDEETNQLFREWLRKRYKGDIKSLNALWGTSFSDFSQIDPRDERIFDYSRVDQPIQPIPVVEHSRFRAELCNSAFAEIKKRLKKRYPDLLFLAEVPYQFGSQHPHALSYQWSCGCLPEIVRFADIILIRGTQGRLTREEREEIRKLRRRGQKVIYCYRVSNWIDAEFGRDIAEIGDGLGYYSWNEMVDCHIVENPVGVGREEFRISAEMSRELIERVKSANLAYVEEIKKR